TACATAAATTTCTCCCAAAGGGTCATAGACATCACCACTACCCTGGTCGCTAATTTTATATGTGAGATCACCAAATTCTAAGACAAGTACAAAATTATGCATAAATTCTCACGCATTAAATAATCACTTTGTTTTGTGCTAGGGGCTCGTAGCGTGGACTATCGGTTACAATTGATATTTCACAACCACATCTATTAAATTTAAAATTTATAGGGTTAATTCTTTCAAAGATTTATGATAGAATGTATTGTCTAATGTGATGATATATAAACACATTGTGAATCAAGTATAGATACCATACTATTATGAATTCTAGGAAATGTTTTTCCTCGATTAGGTTAGGAAAGTTTCATTCGGACCAATAATAGGAGTTTGTAATACATTAATGGGAAAATGATGCAGTCCACCCAAAACATCGATAGTATTTTGCAGAACATTGTTTCTATCATTGTGTGAATAACTCAGTATTTGTATAATAGTATGATATCCGGAATTTATCCTCCTACAGTTTACAGTTTTTTGCGAGGTAATAGAGTTTTCTTCCAACAATATAGGGTTACAGTCGCGATGCAGAAGTTCCTCGATACATGGTGGACATTGGTGTAGCCATACTGCAGTTTTACGCTCTACACGACTATACATAGCCAATTGATCTGCTACACTATTTTGTTCACGTCTAATTTTCATAGAAATAAACTCCCTATCAACCATAAGAAACTTAATCTCAGCTACCAAGTGCCCATATGGTGAATGGCTAGTCAAAGATGTCAAGGCATGTGAAGAGTCTGACTGGACGATCATGGGCCATGTACTATGTTGCACTGCCAACGTCATACCTTGCATTAATGCATGAATTTCCGCTTCAAGCGCGTCATTGTAATTGAAGAGGTATCTATATGCTGCGAAAGATCACACTCCTCCTATAGTTTACATATTAATAGACTTCTGATAATTATTATGTATCTCCATAATAACTTTTTTTAAGATAATATGGTCTTTATTGATCAAGAGATGTCATTACAAAGTTCGTCCCGAATCAAGCTCGGAATAACACCAACAGAAATATTACAAGATGACGGCTCGGCATTCCGAGCCAATTTATGTGCAACCACATTGAAATTACGACGATCAAATTGAAACGTACAAGACTAGAAGTCCGACGCCATCGATCTGATATCCGCTATCACCGTTCCCAACAGGGAACGATCCATCCCAGGTGAAGAGATGCGCTGAATCAAGGAGAGGCAGTCCGATGCCAGAATAATCCGATGAACACCCCTGCTCTGAGCTGCCATTAAACCGTGCAGGTGGACGGGTTGATAACTATTGTAATCTACTAATTCATATTCCCCGTAATTTAGCCAAAAAAAGGACTTCCCATAGAAAAGAGTTTGTGAATCTTTTACAGGGAATGTGTTTTCAGTTTTGTGACACCGCCATCTGTCACCACCATACCTTTCTTATCGGGTGAGTTCGGACATGCACGGCGGTTCCTGCCTTCCCCGTTTCTAGCTCTTGCCCGCCTCTCCCAAGTCCCAACTTGGAGAGAGCCAGAGAGGCTGACCGGCTTCGCCGCCCAGCCTCATACCCACGGCAATTCTTGGTCTCTCCCCCTTCACCGACGCCTAATTGTTGTTCTCAGGACTCAGGACATCCCGGTCGCCGGTTCCATGGCGGGCGACCTCGGCAGCTCGTCTGCAACCGCAACGGCGCGGCCCACACGACCGACCATGCCCGGTCGCTCCAGCAGCATGACCCACGTTCACGAGCACGCCAGCGCAGCATCCGGCGCCAAGCCCAGAGACGGGGCCGGACCGCTTGGTCGCCCTCCCACGCGCAGCTACAGCCAGAGCCACCGGCACAGCCAGCAGCATCCCCGCCGCTCGTACCACCGACGCAGCCACAGCCACAGCGAAGGCGAGCCGGCCAGCAAGCAGCCCGGGTGCAAGCAGCTGACCGGCGAAACGATGGGCGGACTGGCCACCGCTAGCTGCCTCCTCCCGTGCGCGGTGGTGGACTTCGCCTTCCTCGCCACGGTGCGGGCGCCGGTGGCGCTGTGCCGCCGCGCGGTGCGGGGGAGCCGGCACAGGCGCTCGGCCTCGGTGGGAGAGGCCGAGATGGCGAAGCTCCGCGAGGAGGCCGACAGCGTGCTCAAGTTCGGCAGGACGGCGTCGGCGTGGCCGGCAATGACACCGGCGGACGGGGAGGAGGA
This genomic stretch from Hordeum vulgare subsp. vulgare chromosome 6H, MorexV3_pseudomolecules_assembly, whole genome shotgun sequence harbors:
- the LOC123404577 gene encoding uncharacterized protein LOC123404577; translation: MAGDLGSSSATATARPTRPTMPGRSSSMTHVHEHASAASGAKPRDGAGPLGRPPTRSYSQSHRHSQQHPRRSYHRRSHSHSEGEPASKQPGCKQLTGETMGGLATASCLLPCAVVDFAFLATVRAPVALCRRAVRGSRHRRSASVGEAEMAKLREEADSVLKFGRTASAWPAMTPADGEEELEKKVWASFNDAGFGRTSPHLDNDIS